From a single Nostoc edaphicum CCNP1411 genomic region:
- a CDS encoding SMP-30/gluconolactonase/LRE family protein: MGNSADLPSIYADKPIELAPAKIITSFPVNTFLENLAIPAAGYAYAPDGTIFVSNHEVGEIVGITPDGNQQIYATVEGKVSGLAFTTNGDLVATGWNGDSIPVVSLVKSDGTVETLLTLPDAMFLNGITPLSDTQYLTADSYRGAIWLIDVAQPSGSIWLEHPMLARSNSESVFPAANGLKRFGDFLYVSNTEKMLLLRIPIDTANKPGEPEIFVEQTNIDDFAFDVEGNLYGATHIYNSVVRIAPDRSTTIIAQAESGVIGSTAVAFGQSEGDSTAIYVVTNGGMFLPPPIGVVPANVVRLEVGKAGYPLG, encoded by the coding sequence ATGGGAAATTCCGCAGATTTACCGTCTATTTACGCAGATAAGCCGATTGAATTAGCACCTGCTAAAATTATTACCTCGTTCCCAGTCAATACTTTTTTGGAAAATCTAGCGATACCTGCGGCGGGCTACGCCTACGCACCAGATGGCACAATTTTTGTAAGCAATCACGAAGTTGGCGAGATTGTTGGCATTACCCCAGATGGCAATCAGCAAATTTATGCCACTGTTGAAGGCAAAGTAAGTGGTCTTGCTTTCACTACCAACGGCGATCTGGTGGCAACAGGATGGAATGGTGATTCTATACCCGTGGTTTCTCTAGTTAAAAGTGATGGCACGGTGGAAACGTTGCTGACACTGCCAGACGCAATGTTTCTCAATGGCATCACGCCACTTTCCGATACTCAGTATTTGACAGCAGATTCCTATCGTGGTGCAATCTGGCTGATTGATGTTGCTCAACCCAGTGGATCAATTTGGCTAGAACATCCAATGCTTGCTCGTAGCAATTCAGAGAGCGTGTTTCCGGCTGCTAATGGCTTGAAGCGTTTTGGTGATTTCCTCTACGTTTCAAATACGGAAAAAATGTTGCTGTTGCGGATTCCCATTGATACCGCTAATAAACCAGGTGAGCCGGAAATTTTTGTTGAGCAGACCAATATTGATGACTTTGCCTTTGATGTAGAAGGCAACCTTTATGGAGCAACGCACATTTACAACAGTGTGGTAAGAATTGCACCCGATCGCAGTACTACTATTATTGCTCAAGCCGAGTCAGGTGTAATTGGTAGCACAGCAGTGGCTTTTGGTCAAAGTGAGGGCGATAGCACCGCGATTTATGTTGTAACTAATGGTGGAATGTTTTTACCTCCACCTATAGGTGTCGTTCCTGCCAATGTTGTTCGGCTTGAGGTTGGAAAAGCTGGATATCCCTTGGGTTGA
- a CDS encoding SDR family oxidoreductase, whose product MTTQKRIAVVTGSNRGLGYAISRQLSQIGNRVILTSRNETDGLAAKGQLTNEGLDVDYHTLDVTNDGSVQQFTDWLRETYGKVDILVNNAGVNPTTKPEESSLLTVQLETMRSTFETNVLAVLRISQALIPLMKVQNYGRIVNISTEMASLVSVPTDYYPLAPSYRLSKVGVNALTVLLAKELQGTNILVNAYSPGWMKTDMGGDNAPFTAEEGAETAVYLATLPNGGAQGLFFAEMRKFGGPIQLQW is encoded by the coding sequence ATGACGACTCAAAAAAGGATTGCTGTGGTAACAGGCAGTAATCGAGGGCTAGGATATGCTATTTCCCGTCAATTATCCCAAATTGGCAACCGCGTAATTCTGACGAGTCGTAATGAAACAGATGGTCTTGCTGCTAAAGGGCAGCTTACCAATGAAGGGCTTGATGTTGACTATCACACGCTGGATGTCACGAATGATGGAAGTGTGCAACAGTTTACCGACTGGCTACGTGAAACTTACGGCAAGGTAGATATTCTGGTCAATAATGCAGGCGTGAATCCCACAACTAAGCCGGAGGAGTCCAGCTTACTAACTGTGCAACTGGAAACGATGCGATCGACCTTTGAAACTAATGTTCTAGCGGTACTCAGAATTTCTCAAGCATTAATTCCGTTGATGAAGGTGCAAAACTACGGTCGCATTGTCAATATCTCAACGGAAATGGCATCTCTGGTATCAGTTCCCACTGATTACTACCCTTTAGCGCCTTCTTATCGACTCTCAAAGGTGGGAGTGAATGCACTAACTGTGCTTCTCGCCAAGGAACTCCAAGGTACTAATATTCTCGTAAATGCCTATTCTCCAGGTTGGATGAAAACAGATATGGGGGGAGATAATGCCCCGTTCACGGCAGAAGAAGGAGCCGAAACTGCTGTCTATTTAGCAACACTTCCCAATGGAGGAGCGCAAGGACTGTTTTTTGCAGAGATGCGAAAGTTTGGTGGCCCCATTCAATTACAATGGTAG
- a CDS encoding NADPH-dependent F420 reductase produces MKIGIIGSGNMGRSLGILWAEQGHEVFFGSRDAEKGKATAEFAGRGTQGGTNDQAAAFADVILWTVRSIMPKELLSHPEVLDNKIIIDCNNQDIPEGFAYPPIVESLAEKLAKDIPQAQVVKAFNTMAQEVFELAPEPLKDYGVSVFVAGDDEQARKTVMGLAEEIGFLAVDSGVLRNARLVEGLGDFIRLIIGGQKQGVYATISVNVLPTASEQRLGGRQASSLK; encoded by the coding sequence ATGAAGATTGGAATTATTGGCAGTGGAAACATGGGGCGCTCTCTAGGTATACTCTGGGCAGAGCAGGGGCATGAAGTATTTTTTGGCTCTCGTGATGCCGAAAAAGGAAAAGCAACAGCAGAGTTCGCAGGACGCGGAACGCAAGGTGGTACAAATGATCAGGCGGCGGCGTTTGCTGATGTAATTTTGTGGACAGTACGCAGCATTATGCCAAAAGAGTTGCTTTCTCATCCTGAAGTTCTCGACAATAAAATTATTATTGATTGCAATAATCAGGATATTCCTGAAGGATTTGCTTATCCACCAATAGTAGAATCTCTAGCCGAAAAGCTTGCTAAAGATATACCTCAAGCGCAGGTGGTAAAAGCTTTTAATACGATGGCGCAGGAAGTCTTTGAATTAGCACCTGAACCACTAAAGGATTATGGAGTTTCTGTTTTTGTTGCAGGAGATGATGAACAAGCCAGAAAAACAGTAATGGGGCTTGCTGAAGAAATCGGATTTTTAGCAGTAGATTCTGGTGTTTTACGTAATGCTCGATTGGTAGAAGGCTTAGGAGATTTTATTCGCCTGATTATAGGTGGTCAAAAACAAGGTGTTTATGCAACTATCTCTGTCAATGTCTTACCTACAGCGTCAGAACAACGCTTAGGTGGACGGCAAGCTTCGAGTTTGAAGTAA
- a CDS encoding Uma2 family endonuclease — MTTNLPVATEIIPVVLQLQPAIALTEDQFYEFCQLNRDFRIERNPAGELVIMPPTGSETDERNFNLVGQLWVWTKQDGTGVGFGSSGGFTLPNGAVRSPDAAWIKRDRWEAIPPELRKKFAPICPEFVIELRSESDNLRILQDKMQEYIDNGTQLGWLIDRKQRRVFIYCPNIAVEVLDNPKILSGEPLLPGFVLDLSQVW; from the coding sequence ATGACCACCAACTTACCTGTAGCCACAGAAATTATACCAGTGGTTTTGCAATTGCAACCTGCGATCGCACTAACCGAAGACCAGTTTTATGAATTTTGTCAGTTAAACCGCGACTTTCGTATCGAACGTAATCCTGCTGGAGAATTAGTGATTATGCCCCCTACTGGTTCTGAAACTGATGAACGCAATTTTAACTTAGTTGGGCAGTTGTGGGTGTGGACAAAACAAGACGGTACAGGTGTAGGGTTTGGTTCCAGTGGTGGGTTTACTTTGCCCAATGGTGCGGTGCGTTCTCCAGATGCAGCGTGGATAAAACGCGATCGCTGGGAAGCCATACCACCAGAACTGCGAAAAAAATTTGCACCGATTTGTCCTGAGTTTGTAATTGAATTGCGTTCTGAGAGCGATAACTTACGAATTTTGCAAGACAAGATGCAAGAGTATATTGATAATGGCACTCAACTTGGTTGGTTAATTGATAGAAAACAGCGCCGAGTTTTTATTTATTGTCCTAATATTGCGGTTGAGGTATTAGATAATCCTAAGATACTTTCTGGTGAACCGTTGCTACCTGGGTTTGTTTTGGATTTAAGTCAGGTTTGGTAG
- a CDS encoding XisI protein, whose amino-acid sequence MAKVEQYRQLIQELLLAYSEIKASNEEVEAEVIFDRERDRYQVVHAGWSNKRRVYGCVLHLDIKNEKIWIQHDGTEGGIANELINRGIPKKDIVLAFHSPFKRQFTEFAVG is encoded by the coding sequence ATGGCAAAAGTAGAACAATACCGTCAACTTATTCAAGAACTGCTGCTAGCTTACAGTGAAATCAAAGCCAGCAACGAAGAAGTCGAAGCAGAAGTTATTTTTGATCGAGAACGCGATCGCTACCAAGTTGTTCACGCAGGATGGTCAAATAAGCGCCGTGTATATGGCTGTGTTTTGCATTTAGATATTAAAAACGAAAAAATTTGGATTCAACACGATGGTACTGAAGGAGGTATCGCCAATGAACTTATTAATCGAGGTATACCAAAAAAAGACATCGTTTTGGCTTTTCATTCCCCATTTAAACGACAATTTACTGAGTTCGCTGTTGGTTAA
- a CDS encoding antibiotic biosynthesis monooxygenase, with product MEQDAQFVTVVITQLVKPGCETAYEAWLKEITRVSRAYMGHLGTNVICPQLGVRNEYVIIFRFDGYENLKVWMTSRDREYWLNQGKHLVESDPHVQQLSGLEAWFSLPGQPLKTPPRYKTALLTWGAVYVLINLLSTFVVPLLRGLPPLIISLIVTITMVLLLTYIVMPRVSRLFSFWLYPKSRKI from the coding sequence ATGGAACAGGACGCTCAATTTGTAACCGTGGTAATTACACAACTTGTCAAACCAGGATGTGAAACTGCTTACGAAGCTTGGTTGAAAGAGATTACCAGAGTTTCTAGAGCATATATGGGTCATCTGGGAACAAATGTGATTTGTCCCCAACTTGGAGTGCGAAATGAATATGTGATTATCTTCCGGTTTGACGGTTATGAAAATTTAAAGGTGTGGATGACATCGCGCGATCGCGAATATTGGCTCAATCAAGGTAAACATTTGGTTGAATCTGATCCTCATGTTCAACAACTTAGTGGATTAGAAGCTTGGTTTTCTCTTCCCGGTCAACCACTGAAAACTCCACCACGCTATAAAACAGCATTGCTAACTTGGGGAGCCGTATATGTGTTAATTAATTTGTTGAGTACGTTTGTAGTCCCCCTACTTCGTGGTTTACCACCCTTAATTATTTCGTTGATCGTTACGATTACTATGGTTTTACTATTAACATATATTGTCATGCCTAGAGTTAGCCGTTTGTTTAGCTTTTGGCTATATCCTAAATCACGAAAAATTTAG
- a CDS encoding PLP-dependent aminotransferase family protein: protein MALTTSTYQITDLFAERARNLAPPTYGTELTKIITVSFAYGLADPILFPHADLAAASAAVLAEEAPIALNYGPPSAQLYEQIILRLQAKGIAADRDRLIIGYGSGQILGLLPDVFVEPGDVVIVEGPTFLGVVSRFVHAGARVITIPVDELGMDVDALEETLSDLKKQGIRPRFIYTIPTFHNPTGATMPLFRRQKLVALAAEYGVLVVEDDAYSDLRFQGEAVPPLATLDKEGWVLYVSTFSKIIAPGIRLGWACGDPAIIERLAMFKSEGPVGPFVSHVVARYCATGKLDYHIQELIACYKHKCNLLLEAIAHEFPSDVVALRPGGGFFVWCKLPPDISAKALLTAANEHGISFLSGTRCYANGQGDDAIRLAFSFQPTEKIVEGIAVLGAVLREWR from the coding sequence ATGGCTCTCACCACCTCTACTTACCAAATTACTGATTTATTCGCCGAACGAGCTAGAAACCTTGCACCACCAACTTACGGCACTGAGTTAACCAAAATTATTACTGTTAGCTTTGCCTACGGTTTAGCTGACCCAATTCTCTTTCCCCACGCTGACTTGGCTGCTGCAAGTGCTGCTGTGCTGGCAGAAGAGGCTCCGATCGCCCTGAATTACGGGCCACCTTCAGCCCAATTGTATGAACAAATCATCCTCCGCTTGCAGGCTAAAGGAATCGCTGCCGATCGCGATCGCCTGATCATTGGCTATGGTTCTGGTCAGATTTTGGGCTTGCTACCAGATGTGTTTGTCGAACCTGGTGACGTAGTAATTGTAGAAGGGCCAACCTTCTTGGGAGTAGTTAGTAGATTTGTCCACGCTGGCGCACGCGTAATTACCATTCCTGTGGATGAGTTGGGGATGGATGTGGACGCCTTAGAAGAAACTTTGAGCGATTTGAAGAAACAGGGCATTCGACCCCGGTTTATTTACACCATCCCCACCTTTCATAATCCCACAGGCGCTACTATGCCGTTATTTCGCCGCCAAAAGCTAGTAGCACTGGCGGCTGAGTATGGCGTGCTGGTGGTGGAAGACGATGCTTACAGCGATTTGCGCTTCCAAGGGGAAGCGGTGCCTCCCTTGGCAACCCTCGACAAGGAGGGGTGGGTTTTATACGTGAGTACCTTCTCAAAAATTATTGCGCCTGGTATCCGGCTGGGCTGGGCTTGTGGCGATCCAGCAATTATTGAGCGGTTGGCAATGTTCAAAAGTGAGGGGCCAGTAGGGCCGTTTGTCAGCCATGTGGTCGCCCGCTACTGTGCTACAGGCAAACTAGATTATCACATTCAGGAGTTAATCGCCTGCTACAAACATAAGTGCAATTTGTTGTTAGAAGCGATCGCTCACGAGTTTCCCAGTGATGTAGTTGCTTTGCGACCGGGTGGAGGCTTTTTCGTTTGGTGTAAATTGCCGCCAGATATCAGCGCCAAAGCACTCCTAACCGCTGCTAATGAACACGGCATCAGCTTTCTGTCAGGGACTCGCTGTTATGCCAATGGACAGGGAGATGATGCCATCAGGTTAGCTTTTAGCTTTCAACCAACCGAGAAGATTGTTGAGGGAATCGCTGTTTTGGGAGCAGTGTTGCGCGAATGGCGGTAA
- a CDS encoding J domain-containing protein, with the protein MDLGDCYRLLGLRSGASFADIKASYRRLAQQYHPDINPDDNKAKDKFIALTEAYKLLLTVVLPEETVAHSSHVSTARNDTKATQRQKTPVTTVTSQESGKPKPPNLLEIEERLKWKTYEQLQRFLQERRFPQAIALAEALADRLSTDAEVRQWLAIVYQIWGRALISEKQLLKARIYLKKALKTDPHNKTLWYEVQRDFQRLEQIF; encoded by the coding sequence ATGGATCTTGGAGATTGCTACCGTTTACTAGGTTTAAGATCGGGAGCTTCTTTTGCTGACATCAAAGCGTCTTACCGACGACTGGCGCAGCAATATCACCCCGATATCAACCCAGATGACAACAAAGCCAAAGATAAATTTATTGCCTTGACAGAGGCTTACAAACTCCTGCTGACAGTAGTACTGCCAGAGGAAACTGTTGCCCATTCAAGTCATGTGTCAACTGCGCGTAATGACACCAAGGCAACGCAGCGGCAGAAAACACCAGTAACAACGGTGACAAGCCAAGAATCAGGGAAACCAAAGCCGCCGAATCTGTTGGAAATAGAAGAACGGCTAAAGTGGAAGACTTATGAGCAATTGCAGCGATTTTTGCAAGAAAGACGATTTCCGCAAGCGATCGCTCTGGCGGAAGCTTTAGCAGATCGCTTGTCAACAGATGCAGAAGTCCGCCAATGGCTAGCGATCGTCTATCAAATTTGGGGACGGGCGCTTATTTCCGAAAAACAACTGCTCAAAGCCAGAATTTATCTCAAAAAAGCTCTGAAGACAGACCCCCATAATAAAACTCTCTGGTATGAAGTCCAGCGCGATTTCCAACGCTTAGAACAAATTTTTTAA